One window from the genome of Magnolia sinica isolate HGM2019 chromosome 4, MsV1, whole genome shotgun sequence encodes:
- the LOC131244252 gene encoding uncharacterized protein LOC131244252, producing the protein MPVKQQPQTMATKLSLKLLVDKKSNKVLFAEAGKEFIDFLFNLLTLPLGSVTKLLTRGRMVGCIGRLYGSVENLSGAYIQPNQNKKDLLNPKTSSPQKGKNPPLFLQNVTSTARKKLYVCTSCSHQKRYYTDVNGTLCRNCKHRMSTEITYVGSVNVAVGSDGDEGGYVKAGVIYMVMDDLVVTPMSTISSITLLNNFKNKEVGEKVVKVGMDEGLALLKASLKSKTVLTDVFLGKAGVV; encoded by the exons ATGCCTGTAAAACAACAACCTCAGACCATGGCAACGAAGCTGAGCTTGAAGCTTCTGGTGGACAAGAAATCCAACAAAGTCCTGTTCGCGGAAGCAGGAAAAGAATTCATTGATTTTCTCTTCAATCTCCTTACATTACCCCTCGGCTCTGTAACAAAGCTGCTGACAAGAGGACGCATGGTTGGATGCATAGGAAGACTGTATGGAAGTGTAGAAAATCTAAGTGGCGCTTACATACAACCCAACCAAAACAAAAAAGACCTTCTCAATCCTAAGACCTCATCACCCCAAAAAGGCAAAAATCCTCCTCTTTTCTTACAAAATGTCACTTCAACAGCAAGAAAGAAGCTCTACGTGTGCACCAGTTGCAGCCACCAAAAACGGTATTATACGGATGTTAATGGCACGCTGTGCCGCAACTGCAAGCATAGGATGTCTACTGAGATAACCTATGTTGGTTCTGTAAATGTAGCAGTTGGATCGGATGGTGATGAAGGTGGATATGTGAAAGCTGGGGTGatttatatggtgatggatgatTTGGTGGTGACGCCCATGTCCACCATTTCTTCAATTACTCTACTCAACAATTTCAAAAATAAGGAAGTGGGtgagaaggtggtgaaagtgggCATGGATGAG GGTTTGGCATTACTTAAGGCTTCCTTGAAGTCGAAGACTGTGCTCACGGATGTATTCCTTGGAAAAGCTGGTGTAGTTTAG